The DNA segment GTTACTTCAATAGCCCCGGATGCGGAAACGAGCACCTTCGGTTTTGCATCATCGATCCTTATGGCAAGCTCATGGGGGGCAAAACCACCGAAAACAACCGAATGTACAGCCCCGATCCTGGCGCAGGCAAGCATTGCAATCGCTGCCTCAGGGATCATGGGCATATAGATTATGACCGTGTCACCCTTATCCACACCAAGTCCCCTGAGAACACCGGCAAACCGTGAGACACGATCAAGGAGTTCAGCGTAAGTAAACCTCCTGGCCTGTTTCGTAACCGGACTGTCGTAGATAAGGGCAATCCGGTCGCCCCTGCCACTCTCGACGTGCCGGTCAAGGGCGTTATAACAGGTGTTTAACTCACCCCCTGGAAACCAGCGGTAAAAGGGCGGATTCGTGTCGTCAAGTACCCTTTCATAGCGACGGAACCATGTGATCCCCTTTGCAGCCTCTCCCCAGAATCCCTCAGGGTTTTTGATGCTCTCACGGAAAAGTTCACTATACCTCCCCATATAAGCCTCCTTTTTGAAATAAATAGAACCTTGATTGAGAGGTTCCTTGTCTAATTATCCTTACGACTTCATTCCCACAAACAGAGCGTGTCATAATCCTGAATCCTGTGCTGAATTCATTTCAGTGACGACGGTCATGGATAGAGCCCGGAAAACGGGAATTCGGATTCCTCAAAGGTTAAACCATGCAACCGCACCTGATAATGTGATAATGCAAAAACTTGCAAATTAAGTGCCTGGGATGCCTTGTTGTATAGCTAACCTCAACGCTGCAAAGAGCCTGTCTGAAATATTGTCATTCCGAACCGGTTCAGTGACCTCCTGAGGATGCCGGGCACAGCATAATATCAACCGGCCATTACGATCAGCGTTACAACTTGTTATACCCCCATGAAACAAAAAGTAACATTTTTTACGGTCCCGATATAAATCAGACGATGAGGATATTAAAATATGGTCAAGCTCTCCGACCAAAGGTCGAAGCTTGCCGATGGCATGCCTTACAGCATAGCAATGTAATGTTTTGATATTTTATCTTTATATTTGCCTCCGGCACTTCGGTGCTTTCGGCAAGGTGCACTGTAAATCCTGAGTCATCCTGGTCATCCTTATTGACTTATTCAGTCCGGTAAATTTAAAATAACAATCGTTATTTGGGGTGGTAGTTCAGCTGGCTAGAACGCCGGCCTGTCACGCCGGAGGTCGCGGGTTCGAGTCCCGTCCACCCCGCCACTCATACCCCCCGGGGTATCCGATAATTAGAGTCTGTGTATAAACTCGAACAGTTGTCCTTTTTCCGTCATTCCGGCTTGTCCGGAATCGTTCTTTGAGAAGGATTCCCGACGCGCTTCACTTGCGGGAATGACAAATGACTGTAATTTATTAACAGACACTACTTAAGTTTGAGTTAATCAGGCACATTCAGAAATCCTGTCATAACGTTATGATGAATAACGGCTCAATATGAAACTCCCTGCAAAAATAATCCTGCTTATATTCCTTTTCCTGCTGATGGGGATCACCCTTAATGCCTGTAAGGACAAATCCGGGAGTGAATACCAACCCCCCGCAAAGCAGGAACTCAACCTGAAACCGATAAGGGTCGACAGCGACATCAATATGCTTAAAGACCTCGTTGTCAAGGAACCGGAAAACCTCGATGCCTGGATAAAACTCGGAAACCTCCAGATGGACACCGGACGTTTTCAGGACGCTGTCGTCTCATACGCCAGGGCCCTTGAGCTTGATCCAAAAAATGCAGATGTCCGTGTCGATATGGGCACATGCTACCGCAATTCCGGCAACCCGCAGAAGGCCGTGGAGGAATACAGAAAGGCGCTTAAATACAATCCAAAACACCTATTTGCCCATAAGAACCTGGCTGTGGTCCTGGCGTACGACCTCAACAGGATCAAGGAAGCCATCACCGAGTTCCGGACCTACCTCAAACTTTCCCCCAACGCACCTGATGCCCATCAGGTAAAACAGGCTATCAGAGAACTGGGTGAAAGGTTATAACTCACCTAACATATAAGAATTTCTGATATAATCATAAGATGAGAAAGGATATATGGCTATTTATCTTCTTTTTCGGCCTTGTCTTCTTCAGCTGGCCGATCATCAGTATATTCAGGAACAATTTTACAGTCTATCCATTTGTTGTCTGGATTATTTTAATTGCAATTATACTGCTAACTACATTTCTGGGTGAAAAAGAAGACAGGGGAGGTTAATTGTTTTCAGTCTGGACATTATTTCTGATCATCTTTGCATATCTCCTTTTGCTCTTCCTTGCTGCCTACTATGCTGAGTTCAGGGAAAAAACGAAAAGCATAGTATCGAATCC comes from the bacterium BMS3Abin08 genome and includes:
- the ccmH gene encoding cytochrome c-type biogenesis protein CcmH precursor — its product is MKLPAKIILLIFLFLLMGITLNACKDKSGSEYQPPAKQELNLKPIRVDSDINMLKDLVVKEPENLDAWIKLGNLQMDTGRFQDAVVSYARALELDPKNADVRVDMGTCYRNSGNPQKAVEEYRKALKYNPKHLFAHKNLAVVLAYDLNRIKEAITEFRTYLKLSPNAPDAHQVKQAIRELGERL